Within Terriglobales bacterium, the genomic segment TACCGGGATCACCGAGATCAGCCGCAGCCGTTCCCGTCGCAACGCCTCAATCGCGCTATCCTGATTAGCTTCCGAGAGCACGGCACGCACCGTGTCCCCAGTTACGTGGCACTCCGCGCCCAGCGCCCGCAGCGAGGACGGTACCACCGTCCCTTGCCAAACGATCTCCACTTTGCCGTGGATGCTGGAGGTGAGTTCGGCCACGGCTCCCACTCCCCGTAACTCGCCCTGATGAATAATAGCGACGCGATCGCACAGCGCTTCAGCATCTGACAGGATGTGAGTAGAAAAGAAAACCGTCTTGCCTTCCTGCTTGAGCTGCTCCATCAGGTCACGGACTTCGCGGCGTCCCATGGGATCCAGCCCGGACATGGGTTCGTCAAAGAAGACAAGTTTGGGATCGTGCAGAATGGCCTGTGCAATCCCGACCCGCTGCAACATACCTTTGGAAAATTTGCGCAACTGCACTCCGCCTACGTCGGGCAATCCTACCCGTTGCAGTACTTCATCGATCTTGCGTGACCGCTCTTTCGGCGCCACTCCAGAGAGTTGTCCGTAGTAATTGAGCAGCTCAAGGGCGGTAAGGTAATCGTAAAAATAGGGCTGTTCGGGAAGAAAGCCAATTTGCGCCTTCATCCTGGAATCGCTGACTTCCATACCCAGAATGCGCGCTGAACCAGCAGTGGGAAAAACCAGACCCATCAAAAGTTTGAGGGTGGTTGTCTTCCCTGCGCCATTCGGTCCCAGGAAGCCGAAAATTTCGCCTTCCTCCACAGTCAGGTGGAGAGGCTTCAAGGCGCATTTGGGCTTCTTGCGCCAAAAGCCGACGCTGTAAATTTTTTCTAATCCAAGGATTTCAATTGCGGCCATGGCAGGTATTAGATTAGTCGCATTGTGTGCCTACAAATTATATGCAAAATCGAGGCAGGCGGAAGTTGCACCAGTGATTACCGAAGTTCAAAACACCGAAGCTTC encodes:
- a CDS encoding ABC transporter ATP-binding protein: MAAIEILGLEKIYSVGFWRKKPKCALKPLHLTVEEGEIFGFLGPNGAGKTTTLKLLMGLVFPTAGSARILGMEVSDSRMKAQIGFLPEQPYFYDYLTALELLNYYGQLSGVAPKERSRKIDEVLQRVGLPDVGGVQLRKFSKGMLQRVGIAQAILHDPKLVFFDEPMSGLDPMGRREVRDLMEQLKQEGKTVFFSTHILSDAEALCDRVAIIHQGELRGVGAVAELTSSIHGKVEIVWQGTVVPSSLRALGAECHVTGDTVRAVLSEANQDSAIEALRRERLRLISVIPV